A genomic window from Variovorax paradoxus includes:
- the tolA gene encoding cell envelope integrity protein TolA, with amino-acid sequence MSLALDRPEFAPPPQRGTPRAVVLALIAHALLIAALTWGVRWRSDPDEGAVDAELWSSTVQQAAPRLQAPQAPTPAPAPPPPAPAPPPPPVAKAPEPAPAPRAPDIALEREKKLKEQKEQKERELEQQQQQKKKELEAKQRAEDEAQRKKEQQQKLADQKKQQEAEAKQAEAKKADAAAKQAAADRAAALKRMQGLAGASGADDSKGTAQRSSGPSSGYAGRIAAAVRPNITFPDADMVNGNPAAEFEVNLAPDGTIVGVKLSKSSGLQGWDEAAERGLRKTEKLPRDTDGRIFPSLIVSLRPKR; translated from the coding sequence ATGTCGCTCGCACTGGATCGCCCCGAGTTCGCGCCGCCGCCGCAGCGCGGCACGCCGCGTGCCGTCGTGCTGGCCCTCATTGCGCATGCGTTGCTGATCGCCGCGCTGACGTGGGGTGTGCGCTGGCGCAGCGACCCCGACGAAGGTGCGGTCGACGCGGAGCTGTGGTCGTCCACGGTGCAGCAGGCGGCGCCCCGCCTTCAAGCACCGCAAGCCCCCACGCCGGCTCCTGCGCCACCGCCGCCCGCACCCGCACCACCACCCCCACCGGTGGCGAAGGCGCCCGAGCCCGCACCTGCGCCAAGGGCGCCCGACATTGCCCTGGAGCGCGAGAAGAAGCTCAAGGAGCAGAAGGAACAGAAAGAGCGCGAACTCGAGCAGCAACAGCAGCAGAAGAAGAAAGAGCTCGAAGCCAAGCAGCGTGCCGAAGACGAGGCCCAGCGCAAGAAAGAGCAGCAGCAGAAACTCGCCGACCAGAAGAAGCAGCAGGAAGCCGAGGCCAAGCAGGCCGAAGCCAAGAAGGCCGATGCCGCGGCGAAGCAGGCAGCCGCCGACCGTGCCGCCGCGCTCAAGCGCATGCAAGGCCTGGCTGGTGCGAGCGGCGCCGACGATTCGAAGGGCACAGCCCAACGTTCGTCGGGCCCTTCGAGCGGCTATGCCGGCCGCATCGCCGCCGCCGTGCGCCCGAACATCACCTTCCCCGATGCCGACATGGTGAACGGCAACCCGGCCGCGGAGTTCGAAGTCAACCTGGCGCCCGACGGCACCATCGTCGGCGTCAAGCTGAGCAAGTCGAGCGGCCTGCAGGGCTGGGACGAGGCCGCCGAACGCGGCCTGCGCAAGACCGAGAAGCTGCCGCGCGACACCGACGGGCGCATCTTCCCGTCGCTGATCGTGTCGCTGCGGCCCAAGCGCTGA
- a CDS encoding ExbD/TolR family protein: MPAVSSRGRGRRTINEINMVPFIDVMLVLLIIFMVTAPLITPSVINLPSVDRANKQPDKPIEIVIKSEDEVQIKKDPSTGSGGTSIPMTQIGSAAKQAQGGDDQRPVVISADKSVKYETVVKAMNQLKRSGIERVGLSVTTTGGK; this comes from the coding sequence ATGCCCGCCGTTTCATCCCGGGGCCGCGGCCGCCGGACGATCAACGAGATCAACATGGTCCCGTTCATCGACGTGATGCTGGTGCTGCTGATCATCTTCATGGTCACCGCGCCGCTCATCACGCCGAGCGTGATCAACCTGCCCTCGGTCGACCGCGCCAACAAGCAGCCCGACAAGCCCATCGAGATCGTCATCAAGAGCGAAGACGAAGTGCAGATCAAGAAAGATCCGTCCACCGGCTCGGGCGGCACCTCGATCCCCATGACCCAGATCGGCTCCGCGGCCAAGCAGGCCCAGGGCGGCGACGACCAGCGCCCGGTGGTCATCAGCGCCGACAAGTCGGTGAAGTACGAGACCGTCGTGAAGGCGATGAACCAGCTCAAGCGCAGCGGTATCGAGCGCGTGGGCCTGTCGGTCACGACCACGGGCGGCAAATAA
- the tolQ gene encoding protein TolQ, with protein MNQDLSIINLLLHASFVVQLVVLLLVIVSIASWAAIIRKYFALRRMRALNDDFEREFWSGTSLNELFASAAQNAKFAGPMERIFASGMREYQKLRERHVTDAPTLLDGARRAMRASFQRELDAAEQNLSFLATVGSVSPYVGLFGTVWGIMHAFTGLAALAQVTLATVAPGIAEALVATAIGLFAAIPAVVGYNRFAREIDKIAIALETYIEEFSNILQRNLSANPTAGGAASSVAPANR; from the coding sequence ATGAACCAAGACCTCTCCATCATCAATCTCCTGCTCCATGCGAGCTTCGTGGTTCAACTGGTCGTGCTGCTGCTCGTGATCGTCTCGATCGCCAGCTGGGCCGCGATCATCCGCAAGTACTTCGCACTGCGGCGCATGCGTGCCCTCAACGACGACTTCGAACGCGAGTTCTGGTCGGGCACCAGCCTCAATGAACTGTTCGCCTCGGCCGCGCAGAACGCCAAGTTCGCCGGCCCCATGGAGCGCATCTTCGCTTCGGGCATGCGCGAATATCAAAAGCTGCGCGAACGCCACGTTACCGACGCCCCCACGCTGCTCGACGGCGCCCGCCGCGCGATGCGCGCGAGCTTCCAGCGCGAGCTGGACGCGGCCGAGCAGAACCTCTCGTTCCTGGCCACCGTGGGCTCGGTCTCTCCGTACGTCGGCCTGTTCGGCACGGTCTGGGGCATCATGCACGCCTTCACCGGCCTGGCTGCACTGGCGCAGGTAACGCTGGCCACCGTGGCCCCCGGCATCGCCGAGGCACTGGTGGCCACCGCCATCGGCCTGTTCGCCGCCATTCCGGCTGTTGTGGGCTACAACCGCTTCGCCCGCGAGATCGACAAGATCGCCATTGCCCTCGAAACCTACATCGAGGAGTTCTCCAACATCCTGCAGCGCAACCTGTCGGCCAATCCGACGGCCGGCGGCGCGGCATCGTCGGTGGCTCCGGCCAACCGCTGA
- the ybgC gene encoding tol-pal system-associated acyl-CoA thioesterase, producing the protein MSYAFPIRVYWEDTDAGGIVFYANYLKFMERGRTEWLRSLGVEQRKLREETGGQFVVSETQLKYHRPSRLDDELLVTADLQQLGTASLIIGQRVLSKTEQERTGAPAPVLLCEGTIRIGWVDAATLRPARIPKQVTGTLERYSGSMTQPFKP; encoded by the coding sequence ATGAGCTACGCGTTTCCGATCCGCGTCTACTGGGAAGACACCGACGCCGGCGGCATCGTGTTCTACGCCAATTACCTGAAGTTCATGGAGCGCGGCCGCACCGAGTGGCTGCGCTCGCTGGGCGTCGAACAGCGCAAGCTGCGCGAGGAAACGGGCGGCCAGTTCGTGGTGAGCGAAACGCAGCTCAAATACCATCGGCCCTCGCGGCTAGACGACGAACTGCTCGTTACAGCCGATCTTCAACAATTGGGCACTGCGTCGTTGATAATCGGTCAGCGAGTGCTATCAAAAACAGAGCAAGAGCGAACGGGGGCCCCGGCACCCGTCTTGCTGTGCGAAGGCACGATCCGCATCGGCTGGGTGGACGCCGCCACATTGCGTCCCGCACGCATTCCGAAGCAAGTGACGGGAACCCTCGAGCGCTACAGCGGCTCCATGACACAACCTTTCAAGCCATGA
- a CDS encoding pyridoxal phosphate-dependent aminotransferase, producing MRISTRAQRIEPFYVMEVAKAASALARQVAHTDRPMIFLNIGEPDFTAPPLVQEAAARAVRAGATQYTQATGLDHLRERISAWYRQRFNVDVPARRIVVTAGASAALQLACLALIESGDEILMPDPSYPCNRHFVSAADGKAVLVPTTAEERFQLTAAKVEAAWTDKTRGVLLASPSNPTGTSIAPDELRRIHEVVSQRGGITLIDEIYLGLSYDDAFGQTALAIDDNVISINSFSKYFNMTGWRLGWLVVPEVLVPVVERLAQNLFICASTVSQYAALACFEDESIAEYERRRAEFKARRDWFIPQLNALGLNVPVVPDGAFYAWADCTSFAEKLGISGSWDFAFETMKRAHVAVTPGRDFGTAETAKFVRFSTASSMAHLQESIERLRAMAENQAQ from the coding sequence ATGAGGATTTCGACGCGCGCACAGCGCATCGAGCCCTTCTATGTGATGGAAGTGGCCAAGGCCGCCAGTGCATTGGCCCGCCAGGTCGCCCATACCGACCGGCCGATGATCTTCCTGAACATCGGCGAACCCGACTTCACCGCCCCACCGCTGGTGCAGGAAGCCGCAGCCCGCGCCGTGCGCGCCGGCGCCACGCAGTACACGCAGGCCACTGGCCTCGACCATCTGCGCGAACGCATCAGCGCCTGGTATCGCCAGCGCTTCAACGTCGACGTGCCGGCCCGCCGCATCGTCGTCACCGCTGGCGCCTCGGCCGCGCTGCAGCTGGCCTGCCTCGCGCTGATCGAGTCCGGCGACGAGATCCTGATGCCCGACCCGAGCTATCCGTGCAACCGCCACTTCGTGAGCGCGGCGGACGGCAAGGCCGTGCTGGTGCCGACCACGGCCGAAGAGCGCTTCCAGCTCACGGCCGCCAAGGTCGAGGCCGCCTGGACCGACAAGACGCGCGGCGTGCTGCTCGCGTCACCGTCGAACCCGACCGGCACTTCGATCGCGCCCGACGAACTGCGCCGCATCCACGAGGTGGTGTCGCAGCGCGGCGGCATCACGCTGATCGACGAGATCTATCTCGGCCTCTCATACGACGATGCCTTCGGGCAGACGGCGCTGGCCATCGACGACAACGTCATCAGCATCAACAGCTTCAGCAAGTACTTCAACATGACCGGCTGGCGCCTCGGCTGGCTGGTGGTGCCCGAGGTGCTGGTGCCGGTGGTCGAGCGCCTTGCGCAAAACCTGTTCATCTGCGCGAGCACGGTGTCTCAGTACGCGGCGCTCGCCTGCTTCGAGGACGAGAGCATTGCCGAGTACGAACGCCGCCGCGCCGAATTCAAGGCGCGCCGCGACTGGTTCATTCCGCAGCTGAACGCGTTAGGCCTGAACGTGCCCGTGGTTCCCGACGGCGCCTTCTACGCCTGGGCCGACTGCACGAGCTTCGCCGAAAAGCTCGGCATCTCCGGCAGCTGGGACTTCGCCTTCGAGACCATGAAGCGCGCCCACGTCGCCGTCACGCCCGGCCGCGACTTCGGCACGGCCGAGACGGCCAAGTTCGTGCGCTTCTCCACTGCCAGTTCGATGGCGCACCTGCAGGAATCCATCGAACGCCTGCGGGCCATGGCAGAGAACCAGGCGCAATGA
- the nusB gene encoding transcription antitermination factor NusB → MTEDTSKPLKPAGAKPRQSRVGLTSTGARKASAKSNRSRAREFALQALYQHLVGRNDPTDIDHFTRDLAGFHKADALHYDALLHGSIEGAEQLDALIRPLLDRKFEEISPIEHAVMWIGVYEFQNCPDVPWRVVLNECIELAKEFGGTDGHKYVNAVLNGLAPQLRPLEVEADRASGKAKA, encoded by the coding sequence ATGACCGAAGACACCTCCAAGCCCCTCAAGCCCGCTGGCGCCAAGCCGCGCCAGTCGCGCGTCGGCCTCACCAGCACGGGCGCGCGCAAGGCTTCGGCCAAGTCGAACCGCAGCCGCGCGCGCGAGTTCGCGCTGCAGGCGCTCTACCAGCACCTGGTGGGCCGCAACGACCCGACCGACATCGACCACTTCACGCGCGACCTCGCGGGCTTCCACAAGGCCGACGCTCTGCACTACGACGCGCTGCTGCATGGTTCGATCGAAGGCGCCGAGCAGCTCGACGCGTTGATCCGCCCGCTGCTTGACCGCAAGTTCGAAGAAATCTCGCCCATCGAGCACGCCGTGATGTGGATCGGCGTGTACGAGTTCCAGAACTGCCCCGACGTGCCGTGGCGCGTGGTGCTCAACGAGTGCATCGAGCTGGCCAAGGAATTCGGCGGCACCGACGGCCACAAGTACGTGAACGCCGTGCTCAACGGCCTGGCGCCGCAGTTGCGCCCGCTCGAAGTGGAAGCAGATCGCGCTTCGGGGAAAGCAAAGGCATGA
- the ribH gene encoding 6,7-dimethyl-8-ribityllumazine synthase, translating into MQGSNKGETTLNGKGLRIGIVQARFNADITDALASACLSELEALGVAASDIHHLQVPGALEVPVALQALAERGGYHALVALGCIIRGETYHFELVANESGASVSRIALDYRLPIANAILTTENLEQAIARQTDKGRDAARVAVEMAQLLATLS; encoded by the coding sequence ATGCAAGGTTCAAACAAGGGCGAGACAACGCTCAACGGCAAAGGCCTGCGCATCGGCATCGTGCAGGCGCGCTTTAACGCCGACATCACTGATGCGCTGGCCTCGGCCTGCCTCTCGGAGCTCGAGGCGCTGGGTGTGGCCGCCAGCGACATCCATCACCTGCAGGTTCCCGGCGCGCTCGAAGTGCCCGTGGCGCTGCAGGCGCTCGCCGAACGCGGCGGCTACCACGCGCTGGTGGCGCTGGGCTGCATCATCCGCGGCGAAACCTATCACTTCGAACTCGTGGCCAACGAATCGGGCGCGAGCGTGAGCCGCATTGCGCTCGACTACCGCCTGCCCATCGCCAACGCGATCCTCACCACCGAAAACCTCGAGCAGGCCATCGCCCGCCAGACCGACAAGGGCCGCGACGCAGCCCGCGTGGCGGTCGAGATGGCGCAACTGCTGGCCACCCTTTCATGA
- the ribBA gene encoding bifunctional 3,4-dihydroxy-2-butanone-4-phosphate synthase/GTP cyclohydrolase II, with product MNASVTPIGAPRAARAPAPISSVEEIVAELAAGRMVILVDEEDRENEGDIVVAADHITPEAINFMARHARGLICLTLSREMCERLQLPPMVQRNGAKHSTAFTVSIEAAEGVTTGISAADRARTVQAAVAPNAVAADLVQPGHIFPLQAVDGGVLMRAGHTEAGCDLAAMAGCSPASVICEVMNEDGTMARLPDLQIFAAEHGLKIGTIAALIEHRSRVESLVEKVGCREIQTNWGAFTAHAFIDKPSRGVHLALVRGKWAPEDTVSVRVHEPLSVLDALEINRSLHSWSLDASLSHIANEGKGVAVLLNCGETAGELLAQFDGTARPAQAPERGRMDLRSYGIGAQILRECGVHKMNLLGTPRRMPSMAAGYGLEIAGYLTKD from the coding sequence ATGAACGCCTCCGTCACGCCGATCGGCGCTCCCCGCGCCGCGCGCGCCCCAGCCCCGATCTCTTCGGTCGAGGAAATCGTGGCCGAGCTTGCCGCTGGCCGCATGGTGATCCTGGTCGACGAGGAAGACCGCGAGAACGAAGGCGACATCGTCGTCGCGGCCGACCACATCACGCCCGAGGCCATCAACTTCATGGCGCGCCATGCCCGCGGCCTGATCTGCCTCACGCTCTCGCGCGAGATGTGCGAGCGGCTGCAGCTGCCGCCGATGGTGCAGCGCAACGGCGCCAAGCATTCGACCGCGTTCACCGTTTCCATCGAAGCGGCCGAAGGCGTGACTACCGGCATCTCGGCCGCCGACCGCGCCCGCACCGTGCAGGCCGCCGTAGCCCCCAATGCAGTGGCCGCCGACCTCGTTCAGCCCGGCCACATCTTCCCGCTGCAGGCGGTGGACGGCGGCGTGCTGATGCGCGCCGGCCATACCGAAGCCGGCTGCGACCTCGCCGCCATGGCCGGCTGCTCGCCCGCCTCGGTGATCTGCGAGGTGATGAACGAAGACGGCACCATGGCCCGCCTGCCCGACCTGCAGATCTTTGCGGCCGAGCACGGCCTCAAGATCGGTACCATCGCCGCGCTCATCGAGCACCGCAGCCGCGTCGAATCACTGGTCGAAAAAGTCGGCTGCCGCGAGATCCAGACCAACTGGGGCGCCTTCACCGCCCACGCCTTCATCGACAAGCCCAGCCGCGGCGTGCACCTTGCGCTGGTGCGCGGCAAGTGGGCGCCCGAAGACACGGTGTCGGTGCGCGTGCACGAGCCGCTGTCGGTGCTCGACGCACTCGAAATCAACCGCTCGCTGCACTCGTGGAGCCTGGACGCCAGCCTCTCGCACATCGCGAACGAGGGCAAGGGCGTGGCCGTGCTGCTGAACTGTGGCGAAACCGCCGGCGAGCTGCTCGCCCAGTTCGACGGCACCGCGCGCCCCGCGCAAGCCCCCGAGCGCGGCCGCATGGACCTGCGCAGCTACGGCATCGGCGCGCAGATCCTGCGCGAATGCGGCGTGCACAAGATGAATCTGCTGGGCACGCCGCGTCGCATGCCGAGCATGGCGGCGGGCTACGGGCTCGAAATCGCCGGCTACCTCACGAAAGACTGA